One Clostridia bacterium DNA segment encodes these proteins:
- the rsxC gene encoding electron transport complex subunit RsxC: MFSKKGFKGGVAVPHKKNTTSCETVKMSLPEKVAIPMVQHIGAPCEPIVKKGDYVKVGQIIGSSDAFVSSPVHSSVSGTVTDIASRLGAGGARVTTIEIKTDGEQVIHEDIKPPHYSDYKEFLGIIRKSGLVGLGGAGFPAHVKLSPPPDKVIDTLIINGAECEPFITADYREIVENSWNIMCGIEILLGLMSFKNVYIGIEDNKPDAIKIMNDMADNHKNINVVKLMSRFPQGAEKMLIYTVTGRKVPSGKLPADVGVIVMNVNSVSFIAEHIKTGMPLIKKKVTVDGSAVKKPANLEILIGTPLEDVFNFCGGFKSEPKKILMGGPMMGIAQYSLQTPVLKHTNALLAFDGKDAAQPAETACIRCGKCVEACPMNLIPLSLNQNSIIRNIDALNKYHVADCVECGSCSYVCPAKRHLVQSIRLGKALLRQTGTK, from the coding sequence CTGTTTTCAAAAAAAGGCTTCAAAGGCGGCGTAGCTGTACCCCACAAGAAGAATACCACAAGCTGTGAGACTGTTAAAATGAGCTTGCCGGAAAAAGTAGCCATTCCCATGGTGCAGCATATAGGAGCACCATGTGAGCCTATTGTAAAAAAGGGTGATTATGTAAAGGTTGGGCAGATTATCGGCAGTTCTGATGCATTCGTTTCATCCCCTGTGCATTCCAGCGTTTCCGGGACTGTAACCGATATAGCTTCCAGACTTGGTGCAGGAGGGGCCCGGGTAACTACAATAGAGATCAAAACAGATGGGGAGCAGGTAATTCATGAGGATATAAAGCCACCACACTACTCAGACTATAAAGAATTTTTAGGAATTATCCGGAAATCAGGATTAGTTGGCCTTGGAGGAGCAGGCTTTCCTGCCCATGTCAAGCTTTCACCTCCGCCTGATAAGGTAATTGACACGCTTATAATAAACGGTGCTGAGTGTGAGCCTTTTATAACTGCCGATTACAGGGAGATTGTAGAGAATTCCTGGAATATAATGTGTGGAATAGAAATTTTGCTGGGTCTTATGAGCTTCAAAAATGTATATATCGGTATCGAAGATAATAAGCCGGATGCAATTAAGATAATGAATGATATGGCAGATAACCATAAGAATATAAATGTAGTTAAGTTGATGTCACGTTTTCCACAGGGCGCTGAAAAAATGCTCATTTATACGGTTACCGGCAGAAAAGTGCCTTCAGGGAAGCTTCCGGCAGATGTAGGCGTAATTGTTATGAATGTAAACAGTGTATCTTTTATAGCTGAACATATAAAAACAGGTATGCCCCTGATTAAGAAAAAAGTTACTGTAGACGGCTCAGCAGTGAAAAAGCCTGCAAATTTGGAAATACTAATTGGAACACCTTTGGAAGATGTATTCAACTTTTGCGGAGGCTTCAAATCAGAACCGAAAAAGATTTTAATGGGTGGGCCTATGATGGGAATAGCACAGTATTCTTTACAAACTCCGGTACTAAAGCATACAAATGCATTACTGGCGTTTGACGGAAAGGATGCTGCCCAACCTGCTGAAACAGCTTGTATACGGTGTGGAAAGTGTGTGGAAGCGTGTCCCATGAATCTTATACCGCTTAGTTTGAACCAGAATTCTATAATCCGTAATATAGACGCTCTTAATAAGTATCATGTGGCTGATTGTGTTGAATGTGGGAGCTGCTCTTATGTATGCCCCGCAAAGAGACATCTGGTACAGTCCATAAGACTGGGTAAGGCCTTATTAAGGCAGACAGGGACGAAATAG
- a CDS encoding RnfABCDGE type electron transport complex subunit D, which translates to MENLLLVSSSPHIRGSNNTRKIMLDVIIALSPAILASVYFFGIRALVVILITVAACITAEYAARKAMGRENTISDLSAVVTGILLALNFPVTLPLWIAVAGGAIAVIIVKQLFGGLGQNFMNPAATARVILLVSWPAHMTKWVAPGPDAVSSATPLELVKKGKEAIEGSMPGYFDLFIGNTGGSLGETADIALLLGAAYLLYRKVISPVIPVTILGTVALLTWIFGGDSLFTGDFIYHVFSGGLMLAAFFMATDYTTSPVTLRGKLIMGVGCGVLTAVIRLYTNYPEGVSFAILLMNIATPLIDRYTIPKSFGGEKASA; encoded by the coding sequence TTGGAAAACCTTTTGTTAGTTTCTTCTTCTCCTCACATAAGAGGTTCAAACAATACAAGAAAAATAATGCTGGATGTAATTATCGCCCTTTCACCGGCTATACTGGCTAGCGTATATTTCTTCGGTATAAGGGCACTTGTGGTTATCCTGATTACAGTTGCTGCCTGTATTACTGCTGAGTATGCTGCCCGTAAAGCTATGGGGAGGGAAAATACAATATCCGACTTAAGTGCAGTTGTCACAGGTATTCTGCTTGCTCTTAATTTTCCGGTAACACTGCCGTTATGGATAGCAGTTGCCGGAGGAGCAATAGCAGTTATTATTGTAAAACAGTTATTCGGGGGATTAGGGCAAAATTTTATGAATCCTGCTGCAACAGCAAGGGTTATACTGCTGGTGTCATGGCCTGCACATATGACAAAATGGGTTGCACCTGGGCCTGATGCTGTATCTTCAGCTACACCTCTGGAACTGGTTAAGAAAGGAAAAGAAGCTATAGAGGGGAGTATGCCGGGTTATTTTGATCTCTTCATTGGCAATACTGGCGGATCCTTGGGTGAAACTGCGGATATTGCATTGCTTTTGGGCGCAGCATATCTTTTGTACAGGAAGGTTATTTCTCCTGTTATTCCTGTCACTATTCTTGGCACAGTAGCATTACTGACGTGGATATTCGGAGGAGACTCTCTTTTTACCGGCGACTTCATTTATCATGTTTTTTCGGGTGGTCTTATGCTTGCGGCATTTTTTATGGCTACTGACTATACGACCTCACCCGTAACACTTAGAGGTAAGCTAATAATGGGTGTAGGCTGCGGGGTACTGACAGCCGTTATCCGCTTATATACCAATTACCCTGAAGGGGTATCATTTGCCATACTTCTTATGAATATTGCCACGCCGTTAATTGACAGATACACAATTCCAAAAAGCTTCGGAGGTGAGAAAGCAAGTGCGTGA
- a CDS encoding RnfABCDGE type electron transport complex subunit G yields MRDIVKQAVALFIICIVVSATLAFTYSVTREKIEDRARMDAEAARKEVLASAETFEKLEAPTQHNSALSQVKEAYKGMKANETKGYVFLVETKGYGGIMKITVGVGTKGEITGMKIGQNNETPGLGTKAAEAPFRTQLIGIRPSVPLKVIKVGKTKPEEVEAISGATITSRAVVEAVQAAIDMSVRLARGEGTAK; encoded by the coding sequence GTGCGTGATATAGTTAAGCAGGCAGTTGCGTTGTTCATTATTTGTATTGTTGTGTCGGCTACCCTTGCTTTTACATACTCGGTGACAAGGGAAAAGATCGAAGACCGTGCACGCATGGATGCAGAAGCGGCAAGAAAAGAAGTTCTGGCTAGCGCTGAAACCTTTGAGAAACTTGAGGCGCCTACACAGCATAACTCCGCTTTGTCCCAGGTCAAGGAAGCCTATAAAGGTATGAAGGCAAATGAAACTAAGGGATATGTATTCCTGGTAGAGACAAAAGGCTATGGTGGAATAATGAAAATTACTGTTGGGGTTGGCACTAAAGGTGAAATAACCGGGATGAAGATAGGGCAGAACAATGAAACACCTGGTTTGGGAACAAAAGCAGCAGAAGCCCCATTTAGGACTCAGTTGATTGGGATTAGGCCCTCTGTGCCGTTAAAGGTAATTAAGGTCGGAAAGACGAAACCTGAAGAAGTAGAAGCAATCAGCGGGGCTACAATAACCTCCAGAGCTGTTGTTGAGGCTGTTCAGGCAGCCATAGATATGTCAGTGAGACTTGCACGGGGGGAGGGAACGGCAAAATGA
- a CDS encoding electron transport complex subunit E has protein sequence MSGKNNRNTNAMKTLSNGIVKENPIFRLVLGTCPTLAVTTSAINGIGMGLATTIVLIGSNAVISLTRKLIPDKVRIPAYITIIAGFVTIVQLLLKAYLPSLDKALGIYIPLIVVNCIILARAEMFASKNSVFMSVMDAVGMGAGFTLALMAIGSMRELFGNGTLFGLTVTANLFDPAIIIILPPGGFLVFGIIIGILNKFSSIKVKKTGCHSCDVPCSSCQGHKEVGA, from the coding sequence ATGAGCGGTAAGAACAACAGAAACACAAATGCAATGAAGACGCTGAGCAATGGTATTGTTAAGGAAAACCCGATATTCAGGCTTGTTCTGGGTACATGTCCCACACTGGCAGTAACTACTTCTGCAATTAATGGAATAGGTATGGGGTTAGCAACGACTATAGTACTGATAGGTTCGAATGCAGTTATTTCGCTAACCCGCAAGCTGATACCAGATAAAGTGAGAATCCCTGCTTATATTACTATTATAGCAGGGTTCGTAACAATAGTTCAGCTGTTGTTAAAGGCATATCTGCCATCTCTTGATAAGGCGCTTGGAATATATATTCCTTTAATCGTAGTTAATTGTATTATCCTAGCAAGAGCAGAGATGTTTGCAAGCAAAAACAGTGTTTTCATGTCTGTCATGGACGCGGTTGGCATGGGCGCCGGGTTTACACTGGCTCTTATGGCAATAGGTTCTATGAGAGAGCTTTTTGGCAATGGGACTCTATTTGGGTTGACTGTAACCGCAAATCTATTTGATCCTGCAATAATCATTATTTTGCCTCCAGGAGGTTTTTTGGTTTTTGGGATAATTATCGGGATTCTGAACAAGTTTTCATCTATTAAAGTGAAAAAAACGGGATGCCACTCCTGTGATGTCCCGTGCAGCTCTTGTCAGGGACATAAGGAGGTGGGTGCATAG
- the rsxA gene encoding electron transport complex subunit RsxA, giving the protein MKELIIIIMGAILVDNFVVSKFLGICPFLGVSKKLDTAVGMSGAVIFVMTIASTVTWIINRYLLVQFGLEYLQTIAFILVIAALVQFVEIVLKKFSPSLYKALGIFLPLITTNCAVLGVALINIQKGYDLLKSVLYSIGAGAGFMLALVLFAGVRERLEYSSIPESLRGLPITLIAAALVSVAFFGFQGLFAN; this is encoded by the coding sequence GTGAAAGAATTAATTATAATAATTATGGGAGCCATATTGGTTGATAACTTTGTTGTATCGAAGTTTTTAGGCATCTGTCCATTCCTTGGGGTGTCGAAAAAATTGGATACTGCCGTTGGAATGAGTGGTGCAGTTATTTTTGTTATGACTATAGCATCAACGGTGACATGGATAATAAACAGGTATCTGCTTGTACAATTCGGACTGGAATATCTGCAAACTATAGCGTTTATACTGGTTATTGCTGCGCTTGTCCAGTTTGTAGAGATAGTGCTGAAAAAGTTCTCACCCTCCCTTTACAAGGCACTTGGGATATTTCTTCCCTTAATTACAACAAACTGTGCGGTTCTTGGTGTAGCGCTGATTAACATACAAAAAGGGTATGATCTGTTAAAGTCTGTACTATACAGCATTGGTGCAGGAGCGGGATTTATGCTGGCACTGGTGTTGTTTGCAGGGGTAAGGGAGAGGCTGGAATACAGCAGCATCCCTGAGTCTCTTAGAGGGCTTCCTATAACATTGATTGCTGCAGCATTGGTTTCTGTTGCGTTTTTTGGATTTCAGGGGCTGTTTGCGAATTGA
- a CDS encoding RnfABCDGE type electron transport complex subunit B — MMDLLVPASVIGGLGIIFGLGLAFASKKFEVRVDERTARIREVLPGANCGGCGQTGCDAFAEGVAAGKCTVNGCPVGGADVAEKVAAIMGMAVGNISKSVARVSCNGSINNCKSKFNYSGIEDCTAAASLYGGAPGCSYGCIGLGSCARICDYGAIVVEEGVARVIQSKCTSCGKCVKACPKKLISLISAESEYTVRCRSFDKGNEVRKSCSVGCIGCGKCSKVCAQGAIKLEGNLAEIMYDRCKNCGECIKVCPTGSINRYFT; from the coding sequence ATGATGGATTTGCTGGTGCCCGCTTCGGTTATTGGCGGGCTGGGTATAATTTTTGGATTGGGGCTTGCGTTTGCCTCGAAAAAGTTTGAAGTTAGGGTTGACGAGAGGACAGCACGCATAAGAGAGGTTTTGCCGGGGGCTAACTGCGGAGGCTGCGGGCAAACAGGCTGTGATGCTTTTGCTGAAGGAGTGGCTGCAGGAAAATGTACTGTAAACGGATGTCCGGTGGGCGGTGCTGATGTTGCAGAAAAGGTAGCTGCGATAATGGGTATGGCTGTAGGCAACATAAGCAAATCAGTCGCCAGAGTTTCGTGTAACGGCTCCATCAATAACTGTAAAAGCAAGTTTAATTACTCGGGTATTGAAGATTGTACTGCCGCAGCAAGTCTTTACGGGGGAGCACCAGGTTGCTCCTATGGCTGTATAGGCTTAGGCAGCTGTGCAAGAATCTGTGATTACGGGGCTATTGTAGTGGAGGAAGGGGTTGCAAGGGTTATACAATCCAAATGCACCTCCTGCGGGAAGTGCGTAAAGGCTTGTCCCAAGAAACTCATTTCATTAATATCTGCAGAGAGTGAATATACGGTGAGATGCAGGAGCTTTGACAAGGGTAATGAAGTTAGAAAAAGCTGTAGCGTAGGCTGCATAGGCTGTGGAAAATGCAGCAAGGTATGCGCGCAGGGCGCCATCAAGCTGGAAGGGAACCTTGCCGAAATCATGTATGACCGGTGTAAAAATTGCGGCGAGTGTATAAAGGTCTGCCCGACCGGATCAATAAACAGGTATTTTACTTGA
- the leuS gene encoding leucine--tRNA ligase, with amino-acid sequence MPYSTDIDKKWQKKWTDTGIYKFKPENADKKLYCLEMFSYPSGANLHVGHWYNYGPSDSWARMKRMQGYEVFQPMGFDAFGLPAENYAIKTGIHPQDSTLKNIKTMEGQLQEMGATFDWDYEIKTCMPDYYKWTQWLFLKLYEKGLAYRKNAPVNWCPKCQTVLANEQVIDGSCERCSTEVTKRDLTQWFFKITEYAEELIEKLEGLDWPEKTKKIQINWIGKSEGAEIEFKVADRDISFKVFTTRADTLYGVTYVVLAPENPIVDMITTPDFKDKVEEYKESSKKATEIERMSTVREKTGVFTGSYAIHPITGEKVPVWVADYVLAGYGTGCVMAVPAHDERDYEFAQKYELPIKRVIKGSEGKDDALPFVEYGVLVNSEEFDGVASSEARTKIVEKLEKSGSGSLRINYRLRDWLVSRQRYWGAPIPVIHCEDCGAVPVPEKDLPVTLPYNVEFTPDGESPLKKSREFMDVSCPACGKPAQRDPDTLDTFVCSSWYYLRYPDNKNDDKAFDTEWINKMLPVDKYIGGPEHAAMHLLYARFITKALRDLGYLKFDEPFTSLVHQGIILGPDGNRMSKSKGNIISPDEYVRKYGSDVFRLYLMFGFSYTEGGPWNDDGIKAISRFIGRIERLVEDFSVIRHSNNGKTEAGKDEKELNYAKHFAIKGVSEDAEKFQFNTSISRLMELVNALYKYNADVDPMNLNTLEGTLADLIRLIAPFAPHFAEEMWEQMGYEYSVFNEKWPAWDKSALVKDTIEIAVQINGVVRSRIEVPSAADDEEIKAIAFADSMVKTYTDGKEIKKVIVVKGRLVNIVAK; translated from the coding sequence ATGCCATACTCAACAGATATTGATAAGAAGTGGCAAAAGAAATGGACAGATACAGGAATATACAAATTTAAGCCGGAAAATGCAGACAAAAAGCTTTACTGCCTGGAAATGTTCTCATATCCTTCAGGAGCCAATCTGCATGTAGGGCACTGGTACAACTATGGTCCGAGCGACTCCTGGGCTCGCATGAAAAGAATGCAGGGTTATGAGGTATTTCAGCCAATGGGTTTTGATGCATTTGGTCTGCCTGCTGAAAACTATGCGATTAAAACAGGGATACACCCACAGGACTCAACGCTTAAAAATATAAAAACTATGGAAGGCCAGCTTCAGGAAATGGGTGCTACCTTCGATTGGGACTATGAAATCAAAACCTGTATGCCTGATTACTACAAGTGGACACAATGGTTGTTTCTCAAGCTATATGAAAAAGGGCTTGCATACAGAAAAAATGCACCTGTAAACTGGTGCCCGAAATGCCAGACTGTCCTTGCAAATGAACAAGTTATAGACGGGAGCTGTGAAAGATGCAGCACAGAAGTAACAAAGAGAGATTTGACCCAGTGGTTCTTCAAGATTACAGAATATGCAGAAGAGCTTATAGAAAAGCTGGAAGGTCTTGATTGGCCTGAAAAGACTAAAAAGATCCAGATAAACTGGATCGGCAAATCAGAAGGTGCAGAAATTGAGTTCAAGGTAGCCGACAGGGATATTTCATTTAAAGTCTTTACTACAAGGGCTGATACCCTCTATGGGGTGACCTATGTCGTACTCGCTCCTGAAAATCCTATAGTAGATATGATTACTACACCTGATTTCAAGGACAAGGTAGAAGAATACAAGGAAAGCTCAAAAAAAGCAACAGAAATAGAAAGAATGTCCACGGTAAGGGAAAAGACCGGCGTATTTACGGGTTCCTATGCAATACACCCCATTACAGGAGAAAAGGTTCCTGTCTGGGTAGCTGATTATGTTCTTGCAGGCTACGGTACCGGATGCGTAATGGCAGTTCCTGCACATGATGAAAGGGACTACGAGTTTGCCCAGAAATATGAACTTCCCATAAAGCGTGTAATAAAGGGAAGTGAAGGTAAAGATGATGCACTTCCTTTTGTGGAATACGGAGTTTTGGTAAATAGTGAAGAGTTTGATGGAGTAGCTTCTTCCGAAGCAAGAACCAAAATAGTTGAAAAGCTTGAAAAGTCCGGCAGCGGTTCATTGAGAATCAACTACAGGTTAAGGGACTGGCTTGTTTCAAGGCAGAGATACTGGGGTGCGCCTATCCCAGTAATACACTGTGAGGACTGTGGAGCTGTACCTGTACCTGAAAAGGATTTGCCGGTGACACTTCCATACAATGTGGAGTTCACTCCCGACGGAGAGTCCCCACTAAAAAAGAGCAGGGAATTTATGGATGTCAGTTGTCCGGCATGCGGTAAACCTGCACAGAGGGACCCTGATACCCTGGATACTTTTGTATGTTCTTCCTGGTACTATCTCAGGTATCCGGACAATAAAAATGATGATAAGGCATTTGATACTGAATGGATAAATAAAATGCTTCCCGTAGACAAGTATATAGGCGGCCCTGAGCATGCAGCAATGCACCTTCTATACGCAAGGTTCATTACAAAAGCCTTGAGAGATTTGGGTTACCTGAAGTTTGACGAGCCGTTTACTTCTCTTGTCCACCAAGGTATCATACTGGGACCGGATGGTAACAGGATGAGTAAATCAAAGGGAAATATTATTTCTCCCGATGAGTATGTAAGAAAATACGGTTCCGACGTATTCAGACTCTACCTGATGTTCGGCTTTTCCTATACTGAAGGAGGCCCATGGAACGATGATGGAATAAAGGCTATTTCCAGATTCATAGGTAGAATTGAAAGGCTTGTAGAAGATTTTAGTGTTATCAGGCATAGTAATAATGGAAAAACTGAGGCCGGTAAGGATGAAAAGGAGCTGAACTATGCAAAACACTTTGCAATAAAAGGAGTATCTGAGGATGCAGAGAAATTCCAGTTCAATACTTCCATCTCAAGATTAATGGAGCTTGTAAATGCACTATACAAGTATAATGCCGATGTTGATCCTATGAATCTGAACACGCTTGAAGGGACACTGGCTGACCTTATAAGGCTTATAGCCCCTTTTGCTCCACACTTTGCAGAGGAGATGTGGGAACAGATGGGGTATGAATACTCTGTATTCAATGAAAAATGGCCTGCCTGGGATAAGAGCGCTTTAGTTAAGGACACTATAGAAATTGCAGTGCAGATAAACGGTGTTGTAAGAAGCAGGATTGAAGTGCCTTCCGCTGCCGATGATGAAGAGATAAAGGCTATTGCCTTTGCAGACAGTATGGTAAAGACATATACAGACGGTAAGGAAATAAAGAAGGTTATCGTTGTAAAGGGCAGACTGGTAAATATAGTTGCGAAATAA
- a CDS encoding polysaccharide deacetylase has translation MKVNKIIFLMSAIAVSVAIITLSAFSYINNTKAVSLQTDVYSLNDLNRSLSKKLLSLEKEREDLLVKIESGNKEKGELSIKIRSLEEKLMALEEQKKIEESSSFASVKPRKKVAYLTFDDGPSVHTEKILEILKKYGIKATFFVNGRDTMGDIYKKILDEGHVIGNHTYSHDYEVSYSSLESFFADFDRLKTLLKDVAGYETDIFRFPGGSKNASGKKYGNPDIMKQIIAVLEERGIKYFDWNVTSADADISGKTVDKDLIVKNILSGAQYKRNAIILMHDSKGKETTVEALPEIIEGLTEQGFKFSVLTKNTSY, from the coding sequence ATGAAAGTCAATAAGATTATTTTTCTTATGTCAGCCATAGCGGTGTCCGTTGCAATTATTACACTAAGCGCATTTTCCTATATTAATAACACAAAGGCTGTTTCACTCCAGACAGATGTCTACAGTCTTAATGACCTTAACAGGAGCCTTAGTAAAAAGCTGCTTTCACTCGAAAAGGAGAGGGAAGACCTGCTGGTAAAGATAGAATCGGGGAATAAGGAGAAAGGTGAACTGAGCATAAAAATCCGTAGCCTGGAAGAAAAGCTTATGGCACTTGAGGAGCAGAAGAAAATTGAAGAATCAAGCAGCTTTGCTTCTGTAAAACCAAGAAAGAAGGTAGCATACCTTACTTTTGACGATGGGCCTTCAGTACATACTGAGAAAATTCTTGAGATATTGAAAAAGTATGGGATAAAAGCAACTTTCTTTGTTAACGGAAGAGACACCATGGGAGATATATATAAGAAAATCCTTGACGAAGGGCATGTTATAGGCAACCATACTTATTCACATGATTATGAAGTTTCATATTCATCTTTGGAAAGCTTTTTTGCAGACTTTGACAGGCTGAAAACCCTGCTCAAAGACGTTGCTGGTTATGAAACAGACATTTTCAGATTTCCGGGAGGGTCAAAGAATGCTTCGGGTAAAAAGTATGGAAACCCCGATATTATGAAGCAGATAATAGCGGTGCTTGAGGAAAGAGGGATCAAATACTTTGATTGGAACGTAACCTCGGCAGATGCGGACATTTCCGGTAAAACTGTCGATAAGGACCTTATAGTAAAAAATATTCTTTCGGGTGCACAGTACAAGAGGAATGCAATAATTCTCATGCATGACAGTAAGGGGAAGGAAACAACAGTAGAAGCTCTTCCCGAGATAATTGAAGGACTAACGGAACAGGGCTTCAAGTTCAGTGTTCTGACAAAAAACACATCCTACTAA
- a CDS encoding shikimate kinase, producing MNKSNVVLVGMPGAGKSTIGVLLAKTLKMTFIDTDLLIQQKEDRFLQDIIDTNGIKEFLKLEENVVLDTKLQNHVIATGGSVIYSSIAIRHLKEDGVLVYLKLDYDEIQKRITNITSRGIAMQKDQSLQDIYIERTPLYEEHADITINCSGKHMEEIVADISRILQKEPIFNKINQPGKPTK from the coding sequence ATGAATAAATCAAACGTAGTATTAGTAGGCATGCCCGGTGCTGGCAAAAGCACTATAGGAGTTCTCCTTGCAAAAACCCTCAAAATGACTTTCATTGATACTGATCTGTTAATTCAACAAAAGGAAGACAGGTTTCTACAGGATATCATTGACACAAATGGTATAAAAGAATTCCTTAAGCTGGAGGAAAATGTAGTACTGGATACAAAGCTTCAAAATCATGTAATTGCTACAGGAGGAAGTGTTATTTACAGCAGTATTGCCATACGGCACCTGAAGGAGGATGGTGTCCTTGTTTACCTCAAATTGGATTATGATGAAATACAAAAAAGAATAACGAATATTACCAGCAGGGGAATTGCAATGCAAAAAGATCAGAGCCTACAGGATATATATATCGAAAGAACGCCTTTGTATGAGGAACATGCAGATATTACTATAAACTGCTCCGGTAAGCATATGGAGGAAATTGTTGCAGATATAAGCAGGATACTGCAAAAAGAACCGATCTTCAATAAAATCAACCAGCCGGGCAAACCAACTAAATAA
- a CDS encoding prepilin peptidase yields MNIIFINHIAVVLLVILSLVCDIKTCKIKNGIVFPFILLGVAVNSMTGGFSGALRAFAGIMLPITLLIVFFLLRMLGAGDIKLFSALGAILGLKPVLYIMVYSFLCGGIIALILILIRKNGIQRLIHLLKYIKVSILTFSLLPYNEFGNKSDGSLFRFSYAVACGTLVFYIMAFYGQVSDFFRF; encoded by the coding sequence GTGAATATTATATTTATAAATCATATTGCGGTTGTATTACTTGTTATTCTATCACTGGTATGTGATATTAAGACCTGCAAAATTAAAAATGGGATTGTGTTTCCCTTTATCCTGCTGGGTGTTGCGGTTAATTCCATGACCGGTGGATTTTCCGGCGCGTTGCGCGCTTTTGCCGGAATTATGCTCCCCATAACTTTGTTAATAGTATTTTTTTTGCTAAGAATGCTGGGAGCAGGAGATATAAAGCTTTTTTCTGCCCTTGGAGCCATACTGGGGCTAAAGCCTGTCCTGTATATAATGGTTTATTCTTTTCTATGCGGGGGCATAATAGCTTTAATACTGATCCTCATAAGGAAAAACGGAATACAGCGACTAATTCATCTTTTAAAATACATAAAGGTAAGTATCCTGACTTTTTCACTTCTTCCATATAATGAATTCGGCAACAAAAGTGACGGCTCATTGTTCCGCTTCAGTTATGCTGTCGCGTGTGGAACACTTGTATTTTATATTATGGCTTTTTATGGACAAGTATCTGATTTCTTCCGTTTTTAA
- a CDS encoding YdcF family protein, protein MLKTGNKKIIKKLILLVITIIAAFFLTIYANILYYSHFSTPEKSDVIIVLGCHIYKKSPSLSLEYRLKKALDLYKSGYASSIIVSGGQGDNEIVSEASVMKSWLVNNGVSSNAIIEENKSSSTYENIRFSKEYMDKSSFKSAIIVSNDFHIFRSLRIAKKFGIHASGAPAQTVWYLKLYYQAREILSVIKGLILNRL, encoded by the coding sequence ATGTTGAAAACAGGGAATAAAAAGATCATAAAGAAGCTTATCTTGCTGGTAATCACTATTATTGCAGCTTTTTTCCTGACAATATATGCTAACATTTTGTATTACAGTCATTTCTCTACACCTGAGAAATCTGACGTAATTATTGTTTTGGGCTGCCATATATACAAAAAATCTCCCAGCCTTTCACTTGAATACCGGCTCAAAAAGGCTCTGGATCTATATAAATCAGGGTATGCATCCAGTATAATAGTCAGCGGCGGACAGGGAGACAACGAAATAGTCAGTGAGGCAAGTGTGATGAAAAGCTGGCTTGTAAACAACGGAGTAAGCAGTAATGCAATAATAGAAGAGAATAAATCCTCAAGTACATATGAAAATATAAGGTTTTCAAAGGAATATATGGACAAAAGCAGTTTTAAATCAGCAATTATTGTTTCAAATGATTTTCATATATTCAGGTCCTTAAGGATTGCAAAGAAGTTTGGTATACACGCCTCAGGCGCTCCTGCACAGACAGTATGGTATTTAAAACTGTATTATCAGGCAAGAGAGATATTATCAGTAATAAAAGGATTAATCCTTAATAGGTTGTAA